A genome region from Natranaeroarchaeum sulfidigenes includes the following:
- a CDS encoding 50S ribosomal protein L37ae — MAEGKRRQTGSSGRFGARYGRVARKRVSEIESDMQNATVDGDDVKRVGTGIWINEETGEKFAGGAYRPDTPAGRSVKRSIRAALSEDE, encoded by the coding sequence ATGGCCGAAGGCAAACGACGACAGACCGGAAGTTCGGGCCGCTTCGGGGCTCGCTACGGTCGCGTCGCACGAAAACGCGTCTCCGAGATCGAGAGTGACATGCAAAACGCAACCGTCGACGGTGACGATGTCAAACGCGTCGGCACCGGGATCTGGATTAACGAGGAGACCGGCGAGAAGTTCGCTGGTGGCGCATACCGACCGGACACACCTGCCGGACGTAGCGTCAAACGATCGATCCGCGCCGCACTCTCCGAGGACGAGTAA
- a CDS encoding DNA-directed RNA polymerase subunit P gives MSYKCSRCKRDVELDEYGGVRCPYCGHRVLLKERSRDVKEVDVE, from the coding sequence ATGTCGTACAAGTGCTCGCGCTGCAAGCGTGACGTCGAACTCGACGAGTACGGGGGCGTGCGCTGTCCCTACTGCGGGCACCGTGTACTTCTCAAAGAACGGAGCCGGGACGTAAAGGAAGTCGACGTCGAGTAG
- a CDS encoding KEOPS complex subunit Pcc1, with protein MDAFVHGATYTFAYDSATVATIIERSIRPEVGDIDDERSKVSLSRSDSTIEITVEATDLVALRAASNTWLTLVDVAESLADRGRACR; from the coding sequence ATGGACGCGTTCGTACACGGAGCGACCTACACGTTTGCGTACGACTCGGCTACTGTTGCAACGATAATCGAGCGGAGCATCCGCCCAGAGGTCGGCGATATTGACGACGAGCGCTCGAAGGTCTCCCTCTCTCGCTCGGACTCAACGATAGAAATCACCGTCGAAGCGACTGATCTGGTCGCACTCCGGGCAGCCTCGAACACCTGGTTGACGCTGGTCGACGTGGCCGAGTCCCTCGCCGACCGCGGCAGAGCATGTCGCTGA
- a CDS encoding prefoldin subunit beta: protein MQGNLPPEAQEKLEQLQDLQETAQQVATQKNEAETQLNEAELALDELEDIDEDTVMYQEVGELLVETDYETASEDLEEKVDSLEIRVETLTKQEERVQEQFEDLQGDLEELLGGGPGGAPMGGPGGA, encoded by the coding sequence ATGCAAGGCAACCTACCGCCGGAAGCACAGGAGAAACTCGAACAGCTTCAGGATCTTCAGGAGACCGCACAGCAGGTCGCAACCCAGAAGAACGAGGCCGAAACGCAGCTCAACGAGGCCGAACTGGCGCTCGACGAGCTCGAAGATATCGACGAGGACACCGTCATGTATCAAGAGGTCGGCGAACTGCTCGTCGAGACGGACTACGAGACAGCGAGCGAGGATCTCGAAGAGAAGGTCGACAGCCTCGAAATCCGCGTCGAGACGCTGACCAAACAGGAAGAGCGCGTGCAAGAGCAGTTCGAGGACCTGCAGGGCGATCTCGAAGAACTGCTTGGCGGCGGCCCCGGCGGCGCGCCGATGGGCGGTCCCGGCGGCGCATAA
- a CDS encoding DUF3194 domain-containing protein, whose product MPDDEEVVQTAAEAAEGLILSRVKNSNVEDVDVTVTFEDGVLDVDVYLNAPEADEDEQVVADDAALAAQSAVDDLFEDAS is encoded by the coding sequence ATGCCAGACGACGAGGAAGTGGTTCAGACGGCCGCTGAAGCCGCTGAGGGGTTGATCCTCTCGCGAGTGAAGAACTCGAACGTCGAGGATGTCGACGTGACAGTCACCTTTGAGGACGGCGTGCTCGATGTCGACGTCTACCTCAACGCACCCGAGGCCGACGAGGACGAGCAGGTGGTCGCCGACGACGCCGCACTCGCGGCCCAGTCCGCTGTCGACGACCTGTTCGAGGACGCGTCGTAA
- a CDS encoding disulfide bond formation protein B → MYFSLGMGSTPCDLCWCQRIFMYPLVVILGIGAYQNNDRPALILLSLSVSGALLAASHPHIQYATVGVGSCTVGGGCTTVQYELLGLSIPNMALIGFLLFIGIAIVGVLDGQLNR, encoded by the coding sequence CTGTATTTCAGTCTCGGGATGGGATCGACGCCCTGTGATCTCTGCTGGTGCCAGCGGATTTTCATGTATCCGCTGGTCGTGATCCTGGGTATCGGGGCGTACCAGAACAACGACAGGCCCGCGCTGATCCTCCTCTCGCTCTCGGTTTCGGGCGCACTGCTGGCGGCGTCTCACCCCCACATTCAGTACGCGACCGTCGGGGTCGGCTCCTGCACTGTCGGCGGCGGGTGTACCACCGTTCAGTACGAACTGCTCGGGCTCAGTATCCCGAACATGGCGCTGATCGGGTTTCTGTTGTTCATCGGAATAGCGATCGTGGGCGTCCTGGACGGCCAGTTGAACAGGTAA
- a CDS encoding GMP synthase subunit A produces MTKIDVVDNHGQFTHLEQRALRDMGIDTELIDNETPPEEIDADGLVLSGGPDIDDIGRCGEYLDLDIPVLGICLGMQIIADELGGRVGGGEYGGYADVTVELLEEDDPLTGSLYPETRVWASHADEVKELPAGFELTGKSDVCGVESMSNTGRDLYGVQWHPEVAHTEEGEELFENFRAICEE; encoded by the coding sequence ATGACGAAGATCGACGTGGTCGACAACCACGGCCAGTTCACGCATCTGGAGCAGCGCGCGCTCCGGGACATGGGCATCGACACGGAACTGATCGACAACGAGACGCCACCAGAGGAGATTGACGCTGACGGGCTCGTCCTTTCGGGCGGGCCGGATATCGACGATATCGGTCGCTGCGGGGAGTATCTCGATCTCGATATTCCGGTGCTGGGTATCTGTCTCGGGATGCAGATCATCGCCGACGAACTCGGCGGGCGCGTCGGCGGCGGCGAGTACGGCGGCTACGCCGACGTTACAGTCGAACTGCTTGAAGAAGACGATCCGCTGACTGGCTCACTGTATCCCGAAACGCGCGTGTGGGCGAGCCACGCCGATGAGGTGAAGGAACTGCCAGCAGGATTCGAGCTGACCGGCAAAAGCGATGTCTGCGGCGTCGAGTCGATGAGTAACACAGGTCGCGACCTCTACGGCGTCCAGTGGCATCCCGAAGTTGCCCATACCGAGGAAGGCGAGGAACTGTTCGAGAACTTCCGCGCGATCTGCGAGGAGTAA
- the surE gene encoding 5'/3'-nucleotidase SurE produces MDETEDLEILLTNDDGIGSVGIRALHDALAEVGNVTVVAPADDQSAVGRAISTEVEIEEHALGYAIQGTPSDCVVAGLEAIGPYPDLVVSGCNRGANLGQYVLGRSGTVSAAVEAAFFGVPAIAVSLYVPTGDLAFHEIEVTREDYAEAVRATEYLAERAISEGVFEDADYLNVNAPVPDNEPAGMTITSPSHVYDMDATHNGDSITLHDRIWERMAEANIDDPEGTDRRAVVEGNISVSPLTAPHTTEHHDALDTLVGDYENC; encoded by the coding sequence ATGGACGAGACTGAGGACCTCGAAATCCTCCTGACGAACGACGACGGGATCGGCAGTGTCGGAATTCGAGCCCTACACGACGCGCTGGCCGAGGTCGGTAACGTCACAGTCGTCGCACCAGCGGACGATCAGAGCGCGGTTGGGCGGGCGATTTCGACCGAGGTCGAGATCGAAGAACATGCGCTGGGCTATGCGATTCAGGGAACCCCATCCGACTGTGTCGTTGCAGGACTGGAGGCGATCGGCCCGTATCCCGATCTCGTCGTTTCGGGCTGTAATCGCGGTGCAAATCTGGGTCAGTACGTCCTCGGACGATCGGGGACGGTGAGTGCGGCGGTCGAAGCGGCGTTTTTTGGCGTCCCGGCGATCGCCGTCTCGCTGTACGTACCGACCGGTGATCTCGCGTTTCACGAAATAGAGGTGACGCGCGAGGACTACGCGGAAGCCGTCAGAGCAACCGAGTATCTTGCAGAGCGGGCAATCAGCGAGGGGGTGTTCGAGGACGCCGACTATCTCAACGTCAACGCGCCGGTCCCGGACAACGAGCCGGCGGGGATGACGATTACCAGCCCCTCACACGTCTACGACATGGATGCGACTCACAACGGGGACTCGATTACACTCCACGATCGGATCTGGGAGCGGATGGCAGAGGCCAATATCGACGACCCCGAGGGGACGGATCGACGCGCCGTTGTTGAGGGGAACATTAGCGTCTCACCGCTGACGGCACCACATACGACCGAACACCACGACGCGCTGGATACGCTCGTCGGCGACTACGAAAATTGCTGA
- a CDS encoding 2-oxoacid:acceptor oxidoreductase subunit alpha, with product MTDDELIWRIAGGSGDGIDSTSQNFAKALMRSGLNVFTHRHYPSRIRGGHTYVEIRATEDDVKSRGDGYNFLLALGDSFARNPKENAYYGEEEIKPLYENLDELREGGIIVYDSGMLDTDDIPNFDERVEENDWHVFDINLREIAKEHGREIMRNTAGVGVTAALLDMELDEIENLMEDAMGGDMLEANLNVLHDAYEMTNEEYEFEHDLTVPTGEHDEEQVLVSGSNGVAYGALDAGCRFIAGYPMTPWTDVFAIMSQNLPEFGGIAEQVEDEIAAAALAVGASHAGVKAMSGSSGGGFALMGEPLGLAEMTETPIVLIEAMRAGPSTGLPTKPEQGDLESILYSSQGDSNRVVFAPADPAEAYDQTRMAFKLAYDYQIPAIVIIDQKLSGENRNVPKSFFDRPVDADPGSVLTEEELAEAPHDESGKFERFIHETDNGVAPRSLPGQKDGRYLATGNEHNKAGHIDEDPDNRVAQMSRRMEKLVSIREELDEEHESQQSYRGPEDAEYGLITWGSQQGTVEEAVDRLNERGVSVKSIGVSDLMPYPEQEMTEFLESVEEAMIVEMNATAQFRGLTQKELGQFGEKLTSFLKYDGNPFEPEEVVEAFEAQINGADESPVTRTEIRPAAGD from the coding sequence ATGACTGATGACGAACTCATCTGGCGAATCGCAGGAGGTTCCGGTGACGGAATCGACTCGACGAGTCAGAACTTCGCAAAGGCCCTGATGCGGTCGGGGCTGAACGTATTCACGCATCGACATTACCCGTCGCGGATCCGTGGTGGCCACACGTACGTGGAGATTCGCGCAACAGAAGACGATGTCAAATCACGTGGGGACGGCTATAATTTCCTGCTTGCCCTTGGTGACTCCTTCGCCCGGAATCCGAAGGAGAACGCCTACTACGGCGAGGAGGAGATCAAGCCCCTCTATGAAAACCTCGATGAACTCCGCGAAGGCGGAATTATCGTCTACGACTCGGGAATGCTCGACACGGACGACATCCCGAACTTCGACGAGCGCGTCGAGGAGAACGACTGGCACGTCTTCGATATCAACCTCCGTGAGATCGCCAAAGAGCACGGCCGCGAGATCATGCGTAACACCGCCGGTGTCGGTGTTACCGCGGCGCTGCTCGACATGGAACTCGACGAGATCGAGAACCTCATGGAGGACGCCATGGGCGGCGATATGCTCGAAGCCAACCTGAACGTGCTCCACGACGCCTACGAGATGACCAACGAGGAGTACGAGTTCGAGCACGACCTTACGGTCCCGACGGGCGAGCACGACGAAGAGCAGGTACTCGTCTCCGGCTCGAACGGTGTCGCGTACGGGGCCCTCGACGCTGGTTGTCGCTTCATTGCGGGCTATCCGATGACGCCATGGACGGACGTCTTCGCGATCATGTCCCAGAACCTGCCCGAGTTCGGCGGCATCGCCGAGCAGGTCGAGGACGAGATCGCGGCGGCGGCGCTCGCAGTCGGTGCGAGCCACGCGGGCGTCAAAGCGATGTCCGGCTCCTCCGGCGGTGGCTTCGCGTTGATGGGCGAGCCACTCGGTCTCGCGGAGATGACAGAGACGCCGATCGTGCTGATCGAAGCGATGCGAGCAGGCCCCTCGACGGGTCTACCGACCAAACCCGAACAGGGCGACCTCGAATCGATCCTGTACTCCAGTCAGGGTGACTCCAACCGTGTCGTCTTCGCACCGGCGGATCCCGCCGAGGCGTACGACCAGACGCGGATGGCGTTCAAACTGGCCTACGATTACCAGATTCCGGCCATCGTCATCATCGACCAGAAGCTCTCCGGGGAGAACCGCAACGTACCCAAGAGCTTCTTTGACCGACCCGTCGATGCCGACCCCGGCAGCGTCCTCACCGAGGAAGAACTCGCTGAGGCGCCACACGACGAGTCCGGCAAGTTCGAGCGGTTCATCCACGAGACTGACAACGGCGTCGCGCCGCGCTCGCTCCCCGGACAGAAGGATGGACGCTATCTGGCAACCGGTAACGAGCACAACAAGGCTGGTCACATCGACGAAGATCCGGACAATCGCGTGGCACAGATGAGCCGACGCATGGAAAAACTCGTCTCGATCCGCGAGGAACTCGACGAAGAGCACGAGTCCCAGCAGTCCTATCGCGGTCCGGAGGACGCGGAGTACGGTCTCATCACCTGGGGGTCCCAGCAGGGGACCGTCGAGGAAGCGGTCGATCGACTCAACGAAAGAGGCGTCTCCGTCAAGTCGATCGGCGTCAGCGATCTGATGCCGTACCCCGAACAGGAGATGACCGAGTTCCTCGAAAGCGTCGAGGAAGCCATGATCGTCGAGATGAACGCCACCGCACAGTTCCGCGGGCTCACCCAGAAGGAGCTCGGCCAGTTCGGCGAGAAACTGACCAGCTTCCTCAAGTACGACGGGAACCCGTTCGAGCCCGAGGAGGTCGTCGAGGCCTTCGAAGCACAGATCAACGGCGCGGACGAATCGCCGGTAACCCGAACCGAGATTCGCCCTGCCGCGGGGGACTAA
- a CDS encoding thiamine pyrophosphate-dependent enzyme has product MSAFNAIGEERDIDRDEYTPGIEPQPTWCPGCGDFGVLKALKQALPEVGRTPEETLLCTGIGCSGKLNSYLDTYGFHTIHGRSLPVARAAKLANPGLEVIAAGGDGDGYGIGGNHFMHTARENHDMTYIVFNNEIFGLTKGQTSPTSPKGHKSKTQPSGSAKTPIRPLSLSLTSGASYVARTAAVNPNQAKEILIEAIEHDGFAHVDFLTQCPTWNKDAKQYVPYVDIQDSDDYDFDVTDRREASEMMYEAEDALHEGTVLTGRFYVDEDRPSYQEEKKAIGEMPEEPLAERYFADDYDWDQKRSYDLLDRHV; this is encoded by the coding sequence ATGAGTGCATTCAACGCAATCGGTGAAGAACGCGATATCGACCGAGACGAGTACACACCCGGCATTGAGCCACAGCCGACGTGGTGTCCTGGCTGTGGTGACTTCGGCGTCCTCAAGGCGCTGAAACAGGCGCTTCCGGAAGTCGGCCGAACGCCCGAGGAGACGCTACTCTGTACAGGAATCGGCTGTTCCGGTAAACTGAACAGCTATCTGGACACGTACGGCTTCCACACGATCCACGGCCGATCGCTCCCGGTCGCCCGTGCGGCAAAGCTGGCGAACCCCGGCCTCGAAGTTATCGCCGCCGGCGGTGACGGCGACGGCTACGGTATCGGCGGGAACCACTTCATGCATACGGCCCGGGAGAACCACGATATGACGTATATCGTGTTCAATAACGAGATCTTCGGACTGACGAAGGGACAGACGTCCCCGACCAGCCCCAAGGGCCACAAGTCCAAGACCCAGCCTTCGGGCAGCGCGAAGACGCCGATCCGACCGCTCAGCCTCTCGCTGACATCGGGGGCGTCCTACGTCGCCCGAACGGCCGCGGTCAACCCGAACCAGGCCAAGGAGATCCTTATCGAGGCCATCGAGCACGACGGCTTTGCCCACGTGGACTTCCTGACTCAGTGTCCGACCTGGAACAAGGACGCCAAGCAGTACGTCCCATACGTCGACATCCAGGACAGCGACGACTACGACTTCGACGTCACGGATCGCCGCGAGGCGAGCGAGATGATGTACGAAGCCGAGGACGCCCTCCACGAGGGAACCGTCCTCACCGGACGCTTCTACGTCGACGAGGACCGACCGTCCTACCAGGAAGAAAAGAAGGCAATCGGCGAAATGCCCGAGGAACCGCTTGCAGAGCGGTACTTCGCCGACGACTACGACTGGGACCAGAAGCGCTCCTACGACCTGCTCGACCGACACGTCTGA
- the lrpA1 gene encoding HTH-type transcriptional regulator LrpA1 encodes MSSESTANRILSVLEEDAKASYAEIAERADVSKPTVRKYIEQLEEDGVIIGYSADVDPKKLASKSIALVGLDVASDEYVKATREIKELEEVESLYSSSGDHMLMAEVRAADGDDLAEIISDKLVEIDGVTAAHPSFLQERLK; translated from the coding sequence ATGAGTAGCGAATCGACGGCAAATCGCATTCTCTCTGTTCTCGAAGAGGACGCCAAAGCGTCCTACGCGGAGATCGCGGAGCGGGCGGACGTCTCGAAGCCCACCGTCCGCAAGTACATCGAACAGCTCGAAGAGGACGGCGTCATTATCGGATACTCCGCCGACGTAGACCCCAAAAAGCTAGCGAGCAAGTCCATCGCGCTCGTCGGCCTCGATGTTGCCAGCGATGAGTACGTCAAGGCGACCCGGGAGATCAAAGAGCTCGAGGAGGTCGAATCACTGTACAGCTCGAGCGGCGACCATATGCTGATGGCGGAGGTACGGGCAGCCGACGGCGACGACCTCGCGGAAATCATCAGCGACAAACTGGTCGAGATCGATGGAGTCACCGCAGCGCATCCGTCCTTCCTGCAGGAGCGATTGAAATAG
- a CDS encoding SRPBCC family protein, whose protein sequence is MAEYRRATRIHAPLEDVWEFHSTEQGLEALTPDWMGLEVESVIGPDGEPDPTVLEAGSKLQMSVRPFGVGPRQSWTSVITEREERDGVAWFTDVMEDGPFSAWEHTHSFYADGETTLLRDRVEYELPFGALGRAVAPLSGIGFAPMFRKRHQVTTELLESGSWRRQR, encoded by the coding sequence ATGGCAGAGTATCGACGTGCGACGCGGATCCACGCCCCCCTCGAAGATGTCTGGGAGTTTCACTCGACCGAACAGGGCCTCGAAGCGCTGACCCCCGACTGGATGGGCCTTGAGGTCGAGTCCGTGATCGGACCGGACGGCGAGCCTGATCCCACCGTGCTCGAAGCGGGCTCGAAACTCCAGATGTCGGTCCGACCGTTCGGTGTCGGGCCGCGCCAGTCGTGGACCTCGGTAATCACCGAACGCGAGGAGCGAGACGGCGTCGCGTGGTTCACCGACGTGATGGAAGACGGACCCTTCTCGGCGTGGGAGCACACTCACTCGTTTTACGCCGACGGAGAGACGACGCTGCTCCGCGACCGGGTCGAGTACGAACTCCCCTTCGGCGCGCTGGGCCGGGCCGTCGCACCGCTCTCGGGGATCGGGTTCGCGCCGATGTTTCGTAAACGCCATCAGGTAACAACGGAGCTACTGGAGAGCGGTAGCTGGCGGCGGCAGCGGTAG
- a CDS encoding DMT family transporter has product MLALAGAVVAMSTASILIRWSAAPSSVVAFYRVLFTLALVVPFVLGERRSEFRTLSRRDLLSATAAGIALGIHFAAWFESLAWTSVAASVTLVQTQPVFVAIGAYLLLDERIDRRIVGGIVLTVCGAAAMTLADPGAAIAVEGDARFGNTLALVGAVAAGAYVLAGRSIRQRVSVFPYVTVVYASCALTLLAVVGAQDAALLGYPPREWVLFVALAAGPGLLGHTVINWALEHVRSTVVGITMLGEPVGATILAVLLLAEVPGTGTVLGGVIVLGGIYLASTSRSSGGDREEGSGGDREEGSNRDSDVAAKID; this is encoded by the coding sequence ATGTTAGCACTCGCCGGTGCCGTGGTCGCGATGAGTACCGCGTCGATCCTGATCCGCTGGAGCGCCGCGCCGTCAAGCGTCGTCGCGTTCTATCGCGTCCTGTTCACGCTCGCGCTCGTCGTCCCATTCGTGCTCGGCGAGCGCCGCTCGGAGTTCAGAACGCTGTCCCGACGCGACCTGCTGTCGGCGACAGCGGCCGGGATCGCGCTTGGAATCCACTTTGCCGCGTGGTTCGAGAGCCTGGCGTGGACGAGCGTCGCCGCCTCGGTTACGCTCGTCCAGACCCAGCCCGTCTTCGTCGCGATCGGTGCGTATCTCCTGCTTGACGAGCGGATCGACCGGCGGATCGTCGGCGGTATCGTCCTGACGGTCTGTGGTGCTGCCGCGATGACGCTCGCTGATCCCGGCGCGGCGATCGCGGTCGAGGGCGACGCCCGATTCGGAAACACGCTCGCGCTCGTCGGTGCCGTTGCCGCCGGTGCGTACGTCCTTGCCGGGCGCTCGATCCGCCAGCGTGTGTCGGTGTTCCCCTACGTGACGGTCGTCTACGCGAGCTGTGCGCTCACGCTCCTTGCGGTCGTCGGGGCGCAGGACGCTGCACTACTGGGCTATCCGCCGCGTGAGTGGGTGCTTTTCGTTGCGCTCGCAGCCGGTCCGGGACTGCTGGGCCATACGGTGATCAACTGGGCGCTCGAACACGTTCGTTCGACCGTCGTCGGTATCACGATGCTCGGCGAGCCGGTCGGGGCCACGATCCTGGCGGTTCTCCTGCTCGCCGAGGTTCCGGGAACGGGAACTGTCCTTGGCGGAGTGATTGTCCTCGGCGGGATCTACCTAGCGAGCACGTCCCGGAGCAGTGGCGGCGACCGAGAAGAGGGCAGTGGCGGCGACCGCGAGGAAGGAAGTAATCGCGACAGCGACGTAGCGGCGAAAATCGACTGA
- the queC gene encoding 7-cyano-7-deazaguanine synthase QueC: MTDQSESTVPDKSPPGAVVLASGGMDSATAAYEAREQGYKLFLLHTSYGQRTEDRELECARRLADDIDAAGFLAVETSHLERIGASSLTDEGLDVEDAGDTPDDEIPDTYVPFRNANLLSMAVSYAEANECEAVFIGAHSEDFSGYPDCRPAFFEAFQSVVETGTKPDTDLSIEAPFVEWSKTDIAERGVELDVPYEHTWSCYRENTPACGTCDACKFRLEAFQRIGVRDPIEYEQRPEYAE; this comes from the coding sequence ATGACCGACCAATCCGAATCGACCGTCCCCGACAAATCGCCCCCCGGAGCCGTCGTCCTGGCCTCCGGCGGTATGGACAGCGCAACTGCTGCGTACGAGGCGCGCGAGCAGGGCTACAAACTGTTCCTGTTGCACACCTCTTACGGCCAGCGGACCGAAGACCGTGAACTGGAGTGCGCTCGTCGGCTCGCAGACGATATCGATGCCGCCGGCTTCCTCGCTGTCGAAACCAGCCACCTCGAACGTATCGGCGCATCGAGTTTGACGGACGAAGGTCTCGATGTCGAGGACGCCGGTGACACTCCCGACGACGAGATCCCCGACACGTACGTCCCGTTCCGGAACGCGAACTTGCTCTCGATGGCGGTGTCTTACGCCGAGGCGAACGAGTGTGAAGCCGTGTTTATCGGCGCACATAGCGAGGACTTCTCCGGATATCCGGACTGTCGCCCGGCCTTTTTCGAGGCATTCCAGTCAGTCGTCGAGACCGGGACGAAACCCGACACCGATCTCTCGATCGAAGCGCCGTTCGTCGAGTGGTCCAAGACCGATATCGCCGAACGCGGCGTCGAACTCGACGTCCCCTACGAACACACGTGGAGCTGTTACCGGGAGAACACCCCTGCCTGTGGCACCTGCGATGCCTGTAAGTTCAGGCTCGAAGCGTTCCAGCGGATTGGGGTCCGCGACCCCATCGAGTACGAACAGCGACCGGAGTACGCGGAGTAG
- a CDS encoding ArsR/SmtB family transcription factor, producing MLSTETVDGSSVPTETLLSALGGKYSAEILNETRTPTSAQELSDRIEIPIATCYRRIEELEDAGLLRCEGRQLSEEGRRTNVYRRTVDTVTFDFTGQAPSIESKKRSEAKNQLQDQLDE from the coding sequence ATGCTCTCAACGGAGACAGTCGACGGATCTTCAGTTCCGACGGAGACACTCCTTTCGGCACTCGGTGGGAAGTACAGCGCGGAGATACTGAACGAGACACGGACGCCGACCTCTGCACAGGAGTTGAGCGACCGGATCGAGATCCCGATCGCAACCTGCTACCGCCGGATCGAAGAACTCGAAGACGCCGGGTTGCTTCGTTGCGAGGGGCGACAGCTCTCGGAAGAAGGTCGACGCACCAACGTGTACCGGCGGACGGTCGATACCGTAACGTTCGATTTTACCGGTCAGGCCCCGAGCATCGAGTCCAAAAAACGCTCAGAGGCGAAAAACCAGCTGCAGGACCAGCTAGATGAGTGA